One Triticum dicoccoides isolate Atlit2015 ecotype Zavitan chromosome 4B, WEW_v2.0, whole genome shotgun sequence genomic window carries:
- the LOC119296227 gene encoding transmembrane protein 87B-like, whose amino-acid sequence MWLSRRGARSGLALLALAFALAARGADASIHEYSGGGFAPRANSFFFHGGSEGLYASESSSNSSNSFIRFDIVTFRRSQESAARHEEMQQKTGLVEAIIVEIQDRDKIGGSYLHSDAICCTPELDKEKSCKVGEVIIRPNPDNPDWPKRIQTFFDGKNEETTMGTQSVSINKTGMYYLYFMFCDPQLRGLKITGRTVWRNPHGYIPGKMAPMMTFFGFMSLAYLALGLLWFLQFVRCWKDILQLHYHITAVIALGMCEMAFWYFEYANFNSTGTRPMGITLWAVTFTAVKKTVSRLLLLVVSMGYGVVRPTLGGITYRVAALAIIYFTASEALELVENLGNINDFSGKTRLFLVLPVAILDATFIIWIFSSLSRTLEKLQLRRSMAKLELYRKFTNSLAMSVVISIAWIGYELYFNATDPLSELWRRAWVIPAFWNVLSYVLLAIICTLWSPSRNPTGFAYSEETGDEADEEGLSLVGSAVKGTGDIVNMHVFTEDKRA is encoded by the exons ATGTGGCTGTCGCGGCGAGGCGCCCGCTCGGGTCTCGCCCTTCTCGCCCTCGCCTTCGCCCTCGCGGCCCGCGGCGCGGACGCGTCCATCCACGAGTACTCCGGCGGCGGCTTTGCGCCGCGCGCCAACTCATTCTTCTTCCACGGCGGCAGCGAGGGCCTCTACGCTTCCGaatcctcctcaaactcctccaacTCCTTCATCAG GTTTGACATTGTTACATTTCGACGGTCCCAGGAGTCAGCAGCTAGACATGAAGAAATGCAGCAAAAGACAGGACTAGTAGAGGCCATTATTGTTGAGATCCAGGACAGAGACAAAATCGGGGGTTCTTACTTGCACTCTGATGCAATATGCTGCACCCCTGAGCTTGACAAGGAGAAGTCCTGTAAAGTAGGTGAAGTTATTATACGGCCAAATCCTGATAATCCAGACTGGCCAAAAAGAATTCAGACATTCTTTGATGGTAAAAATGAAGAAACTACCATGGGAACACAGAGTGTCTCTATAAACAAAACAGGGATGTACTATCTCTACTTTATGTTCTGTGATCCTCAACTCCGTGGATTGAAGATTACAGGCAGGACAGTTTGGCGGAATCCTCATGGTTATATCCCTGGAAAAATGGCCCCGATGATGACATTTTTTGGTTTCATGTCACTTGCGTATCTTGCACTTGGGCTTCTATGGTTTCTTCAGTTTGTGAGATGTTGGAAGGATATTTTGCAGCTGCATTACCATATAACAGCTGTTATTGCACTTGGTATGTGCGAAATGGCTTTCTGGTACTTTGAGTATGCTAACTTCAATTCAACTGGGACCAGACCTATGGGCATAACCTTGTGGGCGGTTACATTTACTGCTGTGAAGAAGACCGTGTCTCGCCTTCTTCTGTTAGTAGTTTCAATGGGCTATGGTGTTGTTCGACCCACATTGGGTGGGATTACATACAGGGTTGCTGCTCTTGCTATCATCTATTTTACTGCCTCAGaagcccttgaacttgttgaaaatctGGGAAACATCAATGACTTCTCTGGCAAAACGAGATTATTTCTAGTGTTGCCTGTTGCCATACTTGATGCTACCTTCATCATCTGGATATTTTCATCCCTCTCTAGAACTCTAGAGAAACTGCAG CTGCGGAGAAGCATGGCGAAACTTGAATTGTATCGGAAGTTTACAAATTCTCTAGCTATGTCAGTGGTTATCTCAATTGCTTGGATTGGCTATGAG CTATATTTCAATGCAACCGATCCATTGAGTGAGCTTTGGCGAAGGGCTTGGGTCATCCCTGCCTTCTGGAATGTCCTCTCATATGTCCTTCTTGCCATCATATGCACCCTTTGGTCACCATCTCGTAATCCAACAGG ATTTGCATATTCAGAGGAGACAGGTGATGAGGCTGACGAGGAAGGACTCTCTCTTGTAGGCAGTGCTGTTAAaggaacaggagatattgtgaacaTGCATGTGTTTACTGAGGATAAACGTGCATGA